Proteins encoded together in one Porites lutea chromosome 2, jaPorLute2.1, whole genome shotgun sequence window:
- the LOC140926734 gene encoding GFP-like non-fluorescent chromoprotein translates to MTYKVYMSGTVNGHYFEVQGDGKGKPYEGEQTVKLTVTKDGPLPFAWDILSPQSQYGSIPFTKYPEDIPDYVKQSFPEGYTWERIMKFEDGALCTVSNDSSIQGNCFIYNVKFSGLNFPPNGPVMQKKTQGWEPNTERLYARDGMLIGNNFMALKLEGGGHYTCEFKSTYKAKKPVMMPGYHYVDRKLDVTNHNKDYTSVEQCEISIARKPVVA, encoded by the exons ATGACCTACAAGGTTTATATGTCAGGCACGGTCAATGGACACTACTTTGAGGTTCAAGGCGATGGAAAAGGAAAGCCTTACGA GGGCGAGCAGACCGTAAAGCTCACTGTCACCAAGGACGGACCTCTGCCGTTTGCTTGGGATATTTTATCACCACAGAGTCAGTACGGAAGCATACCATTCACCAAGTACCCTGAAGACATCCCTGACTATGTAAAGCAGTCATTCCCTGAGGGATATACATGGGAGAGGATCATGAAGTTTGAAGACGGTGCACTGTGTACTGTCAGCAATGATTCCAG CATCCAAGGCAACTGTTTCATCTACAATGTCAAGTTCTCTGGTTTGAACTTTCCTCCCAATGGACCTGTTATGCAGAAGAAGACACAGGGCTGGGAACCCAACACTGAGCGTCTTTATGCACGAGATGGAATGCTGATAGGAAACAACTTTATGGCTCTGAAGTTGGAAGGAGGTGGTCATTATACCTGTGAATTTAAATCTACTTACAA GGCAAAGAAGCCTGTGATGATGCCTGGGTATCACTATGTTGACCGCAAATTGGATGTAACCAATCACAACAAGGATTACACTTCCGTTGAGCAGTGTGAAATTTCCATTGCACGCAAACCTGTGGTCGCCTGA